In Candidatus Desulforudis audaxviator MP104C, a genomic segment contains:
- the spoIIE gene encoding stage II sporulation protein E encodes MADHSNAYQVRQRTGEWAGVGIPRRYRRRPPIRPAWGRALDLLHWQKLGLIILAFFLGRTVLLGELSPFVIAFAGVAVHLFGPWGWPAVFAGIAGQATVLIWSELAPVLLVLGAVGLGLRTIPADFRRPRVAVAVLVATATVVIKGSYLAFSGAVLYEYVAVFFESLLAGTLAYVFLIALSPRSRPLTVENFFCVLVLLAAAVAGTGNLGWGLFSLHGFLSKFTILVAAGLGGAGLGAAAGAVVGIIPGIAYTVMPAVAGVYAFAGFLGGAFRHFGKPGVAAGFLLGNILLAVYIGEHRELVGVLAEAGAAAALFAVIPAKWYQELRSLIPGGIAGTAVSEERIQELVRNRVRSWARMFAELARTFAQVSPAGLEPGTEKPLRELLNEVGNRICKDCNLHRSCWERDADRINEQFAATLAQVEASGRVGPEDFPEEIRRKCLRQKEMAVALTCLYETYRVNRYWYRRLVESREVVSEHLRGLSRIMNNLATELCSAVERAGQLEGLLRRKLRELDVPVHRIETRHREDSRLEIIISRPSCRSELACRYVVAPLVSRVVGQPFMVSDTSCTREENAADCTFRLQPALRYRVAVGLAQVGKAGSTISGDTASYLELESGKFFLLLSDGMGVGSQAALESSTTVSLLEHMFRAGFGKDMAVKIVNSILLLRAPDESFATVDLAVIDLYTAQAEFIKIGAAPGFVVGANTVSVIESTALPVGIIKEIDFTPVVCGLAAGDLVVMVTDGVLDCYRGPLEKETWLGELLRDLPRTDPQRLAELILQQARHAAGKSIPDDMTVLVGRMEEAGP; translated from the coding sequence GTGGCCGATCATTCGAACGCCTATCAGGTACGGCAGCGAACCGGCGAATGGGCCGGAGTGGGTATTCCGCGCCGCTATCGCCGCCGGCCGCCCATCCGGCCGGCCTGGGGACGGGCCCTGGATCTACTGCACTGGCAGAAGCTAGGGCTTATTATTTTGGCCTTCTTCCTGGGCCGGACCGTGCTGCTCGGGGAACTCAGCCCCTTTGTGATTGCCTTTGCGGGCGTGGCCGTCCACCTCTTTGGACCCTGGGGCTGGCCGGCGGTGTTCGCCGGTATCGCCGGGCAAGCCACGGTCCTGATTTGGTCCGAACTGGCGCCGGTGCTTCTGGTCCTGGGCGCCGTCGGGCTGGGCCTCAGGACGATTCCGGCCGACTTCCGGCGGCCCCGGGTGGCGGTGGCGGTACTGGTCGCGACGGCGACGGTGGTGATCAAGGGTTCATACCTGGCCTTTTCAGGAGCGGTGCTGTACGAGTACGTGGCCGTGTTCTTCGAAAGCCTGCTGGCCGGGACGCTCGCCTACGTGTTCCTGATCGCGCTTTCACCGCGTTCCCGCCCGCTGACAGTGGAAAATTTCTTTTGTGTACTGGTGCTCCTGGCGGCGGCGGTGGCCGGCACCGGAAACCTGGGCTGGGGCCTGTTCTCACTGCACGGCTTCCTGAGCAAGTTTACAATCCTGGTCGCCGCCGGGTTGGGCGGGGCCGGGTTGGGTGCCGCCGCCGGGGCGGTGGTGGGGATCATCCCCGGTATCGCCTACACCGTGATGCCGGCGGTCGCGGGGGTGTACGCTTTTGCCGGATTTCTGGGCGGCGCCTTCCGGCACTTCGGCAAGCCGGGGGTGGCCGCCGGTTTTCTGCTGGGCAACATTCTGCTGGCGGTATACATCGGTGAGCACCGGGAACTGGTGGGAGTACTGGCGGAGGCCGGGGCGGCGGCGGCCCTATTCGCGGTGATTCCGGCGAAGTGGTATCAGGAGCTGCGCTCCCTGATTCCGGGCGGGATCGCCGGTACGGCCGTTTCCGAGGAGCGGATCCAGGAGTTGGTCCGGAACAGGGTGCGCAGCTGGGCCCGCATGTTTGCAGAGCTGGCCCGCACCTTTGCCCAGGTTTCACCTGCGGGGCTGGAGCCCGGAACCGAAAAACCGTTGCGTGAGCTGTTGAACGAGGTCGGGAACCGCATCTGCAAGGACTGCAACCTGCACCGGAGTTGCTGGGAGCGGGACGCGGATCGCATCAACGAGCAATTCGCAGCCACGCTGGCTCAGGTTGAGGCTTCCGGCCGGGTGGGCCCGGAGGACTTCCCGGAAGAAATCCGGCGGAAATGCCTGCGGCAAAAGGAAATGGCGGTCGCTCTCACCTGCCTTTACGAGACCTACCGGGTGAACCGGTACTGGTACCGGAGGCTGGTAGAGAGCCGCGAAGTCGTGTCCGAACACTTGCGCGGCCTGTCCCGGATTATGAACAACCTGGCCACCGAACTGTGCAGCGCCGTGGAACGGGCCGGCCAGCTGGAAGGCCTGCTGCGCCGGAAGCTGCGGGAGTTAGACGTGCCCGTCCACCGCATCGAAACCCGGCACCGGGAAGACTCCCGGTTGGAGATCATCATCAGCCGCCCCTCCTGCCGGAGTGAACTGGCCTGCCGGTACGTGGTGGCCCCGCTGGTTTCACGGGTGGTCGGCCAGCCGTTCATGGTCAGCGACACCAGTTGCACCCGGGAGGAGAACGCTGCCGACTGCACCTTCCGGCTGCAGCCGGCCCTCCGCTACCGGGTGGCGGTCGGGCTGGCCCAGGTGGGTAAGGCCGGGAGCACCATATCGGGGGATACCGCCTCCTACCTGGAACTGGAATCCGGAAAATTCTTCCTGCTTTTGAGCGACGGGATGGGAGTGGGTTCTCAGGCCGCGCTGGAAAGCAGCACCACTGTTTCCCTGCTCGAGCACATGTTCCGGGCCGGCTTCGGCAAGGATATGGCCGTGAAAATAGTGAACTCGATCCTGCTTCTGCGGGCGCCGGACGAGAGTTTCGCCACCGTGGACCTGGCGGTCATTGATCTCTACACGGCGCAGGCCGAATTCATTAAGATCGGGGCGGCGCCGGGTTTCGTGGTCGGCGCCAACACGGTGAGTGTGATTGAGAGTACCGCTCTGCCGGTGGGCATCATCAAGGAGATCGACTTCACCCCGGTGGTGTGCGGACTGGCGGCGGGCGACCTGGTGGTGATGGTCACCGACGGGGTGCTGGACTGCTACCGGGGTCCGCTGGAGAAGGAAACGTGGCTTGGGGAGCTTCTCCGGGACCTGCCGCGGACCGATCCCCAACGGTTGGCCGAGCTGATACTGCAGCAGGCCCGGCACGCCGCCGGCAAGAGCATTCCCGACGACATGACGGTCCTGGTCGGGAGAATGGAAGAGGCTGGGCCTTAG
- the tilS gene encoding tRNA lysidine(34) synthetase TilS yields the protein MDLQDRVQQYILRHRMLEPGMGVLVGVSGGPDSVALLDVLYGLRAVLGISITVAHLNHRLRGAEAEADARYVRKLAEKFGLPCIVEECDVPTFRKAERLSIQTAARELRYEFFARAARETGARRVALGHHADDQAETILHHFLRGTGPAGLAGIAPVRGLFIRPLLGIRRREIEAYCRARGLDPRLDPSNLDPVYTRNRLRAELLPLLETEYNPNLVTALLRLGEICRAENDYMEEQTETIFRRSAAPTDGCVRLDADRVAALPPAIGRRMIRRAWSELAGDPGALDFDHVERVLELARAAAGGKRLDLPRGIRVERQFAALVFSLGPDPAEYGAWHYVLVVPGRTELPEVGLLITTDIRPAEQAWRPETLQPGQAAVDLDTLTLPLVVRNRRPGDVFWPQGAGGRMKLKEFLINNKVLRPERDRIPLVFDGEGRLVWVAGYRIAEFCKLTPGTRSVLLLTVSEPGPGVV from the coding sequence ATGGACCTGCAGGACCGGGTACAACAGTACATACTCCGGCACCGGATGCTGGAGCCGGGAATGGGCGTACTGGTAGGAGTTTCCGGGGGCCCGGACTCGGTGGCCCTGCTGGACGTCCTTTACGGCTTGCGTGCCGTATTGGGTATTTCCATCACGGTGGCCCATCTGAACCACCGGCTGCGGGGCGCCGAGGCCGAAGCGGACGCCCGTTACGTTCGGAAACTGGCCGAAAAGTTCGGTCTGCCTTGTATCGTCGAGGAATGTGACGTGCCGACCTTTCGGAAAGCCGAACGTCTCTCCATCCAGACGGCAGCGCGGGAACTCCGGTATGAGTTCTTTGCCCGGGCGGCCCGGGAGACCGGGGCCCGGCGGGTGGCCCTCGGCCACCACGCGGACGACCAGGCGGAGACCATCCTGCACCACTTTCTCCGCGGCACCGGACCGGCCGGCCTGGCCGGCATCGCGCCGGTCAGGGGCCTTTTCATCCGGCCCCTGCTCGGCATCCGGCGCCGGGAGATCGAAGCCTACTGCCGCGCCCGGGGTCTCGACCCCCGGCTTGACCCTTCCAACCTCGATCCCGTCTACACCCGGAACCGGCTGCGGGCCGAACTCCTGCCCCTGCTTGAAACCGAATACAACCCGAATTTGGTGACGGCCCTGTTGCGCCTGGGCGAGATCTGCCGGGCGGAAAACGACTACATGGAGGAACAAACGGAGACCATCTTCCGGCGATCGGCTGCGCCGACGGACGGCTGTGTCCGGCTCGACGCGGATAGGGTGGCCGCCCTGCCCCCGGCGATCGGGCGGCGGATGATCCGCAGGGCGTGGTCGGAGCTGGCCGGGGACCCGGGGGCGCTCGATTTCGACCATGTGGAACGGGTCCTCGAACTGGCCCGCGCCGCGGCCGGCGGCAAACGGCTGGACCTGCCGCGGGGAATTCGGGTGGAAAGACAGTTTGCCGCGCTGGTTTTCAGCCTAGGCCCCGACCCGGCCGAATACGGAGCGTGGCACTATGTGCTGGTGGTTCCCGGTCGGACGGAGCTGCCGGAGGTCGGGCTGCTGATCACCACCGACATCCGGCCCGCGGAACAGGCCTGGCGACCGGAAACGCTCCAACCCGGGCAGGCGGCGGTGGACCTCGACACCCTGACCCTGCCGCTGGTCGTCCGCAACCGCAGGCCCGGAGACGTGTTTTGGCCGCAGGGGGCCGGCGGCCGGATGAAACTGAAAGAGTTCCTGATTAACAATAAAGTGCTCCGGCCGGAGCGGGACCGGATTCCGCTGGTCTTTGACGGCGAGGGCCGCCTGGTCTGGGTGGCCGGCTACCGGATCGCCGAGTTCTGCAAGCTGACCCCCGGGACCCGTTCGGTGCTGCTCCTGACCGTCTCGGAGCCCGGCCCCGGCGTGGTTTGA
- the ftsH gene encoding ATP-dependent zinc metalloprotease FtsH, which yields MNRVIKNLSIYILIVLVVIALLKYSSPGPTDVKTLDYNEFFRAVNNGQVASVVIKTDNETNIITGRLRDGTSFETKGPGSHQALLTLLVEKNVNWKQELPDRPSWLTTMFMSFLPILLLVGLFFFLMQQTQGGGSRVMSFGKSRAKLHTEEKTRVTFSDVAGVDEVKEELQELVEFLKEPRKFSEIGARIPKGVLLFGPPGTGKTLLARAVAGEAGVPFYSISGSDFVEMFVGVGASRVRDLFENAKKNAPCIVFIDEIDAVGRQRGAGLGGGHDEREQTLNQLLVEMDGFSPTEGIIVVAATNRPDILDPALLRPGRFDRQIIVTQPDINGRREILAVHARNKPLADDVELDVIARRTPGFSGADLENLINEAALLAARANKKRIGMEELENAIERVIAGPAKKSRVISDYEKKLVSYHESGHALVSYFLPNSDPVHKISIIPRGRAGGYTLLLPKEERYYATRSQLLDQITMLLGGRVAEELVLEEISTGAQNDLERATEIARKMIMEYGMSDELGPLTLGRRQDTPFLGRDLARDRNYSEEVASAIDQEVRRIIDECYRRAEAILTDNMQGLHQVATTLFDNETIEGKEFEALMEAATGAARPEAARHGVAQQGGA from the coding sequence TTGAACCGGGTTATCAAGAACCTGAGTATATACATCCTGATTGTTCTGGTGGTTATCGCCCTGCTCAAATACAGCTCCCCGGGTCCCACCGACGTAAAAACCCTTGACTATAACGAGTTTTTCCGGGCCGTGAACAACGGTCAGGTGGCGTCCGTGGTGATCAAGACGGACAACGAGACCAACATCATCACGGGCCGTTTGCGGGATGGTACCAGTTTTGAAACCAAAGGTCCCGGCAGCCACCAGGCTCTGTTGACGCTGCTCGTTGAAAAGAACGTTAATTGGAAGCAGGAGTTGCCGGACCGGCCCAGTTGGCTGACGACCATGTTTATGTCGTTCCTGCCCATCCTGCTTTTGGTCGGGTTGTTCTTCTTCCTCATGCAACAGACGCAAGGCGGGGGCAGCCGGGTGATGTCGTTCGGCAAGAGCCGGGCCAAACTGCACACGGAGGAGAAAACCCGGGTTACTTTTTCCGATGTGGCCGGGGTGGACGAGGTTAAGGAGGAACTCCAGGAACTGGTCGAATTCCTCAAGGAACCCCGTAAGTTCAGCGAGATCGGGGCCCGGATTCCCAAGGGCGTCCTGCTGTTCGGGCCGCCCGGCACCGGCAAGACCCTGTTGGCCCGGGCGGTAGCCGGGGAAGCCGGCGTCCCCTTTTACAGCATCAGCGGTTCGGATTTCGTGGAGATGTTCGTGGGCGTTGGGGCGTCCCGGGTTCGGGACCTGTTTGAGAACGCCAAGAAAAACGCCCCGTGCATCGTGTTTATCGACGAGATCGACGCGGTCGGCCGCCAGCGCGGCGCTGGCCTCGGCGGCGGTCACGACGAGCGGGAGCAGACCTTAAACCAGTTGCTGGTGGAGATGGACGGGTTCAGCCCCACCGAGGGGATCATCGTCGTCGCCGCCACCAACCGTCCGGACATCCTGGACCCCGCCCTGCTGCGGCCCGGACGTTTCGACCGGCAGATCATCGTCACCCAGCCGGACATCAACGGCCGCCGGGAGATCCTGGCCGTGCACGCCCGGAACAAGCCGCTGGCGGACGACGTCGAATTGGACGTGATTGCCCGTCGTACCCCGGGTTTTTCCGGGGCCGATCTGGAAAACCTGATCAACGAGGCCGCCCTGCTGGCGGCGCGGGCAAACAAAAAGCGCATTGGCATGGAAGAACTCGAAAATGCTATTGAACGGGTGATCGCCGGGCCGGCCAAGAAGTCCCGGGTGATCAGCGACTACGAAAAGAAGCTCGTGTCCTACCACGAGTCCGGTCACGCGCTGGTCAGCTACTTCTTGCCGAACAGCGATCCGGTGCACAAGATCTCGATCATCCCGCGGGGGCGGGCCGGGGGCTACACTCTCCTCTTGCCCAAGGAGGAGCGGTACTACGCGACCCGTTCGCAGCTCCTGGACCAGATCACGATGCTGCTGGGCGGCCGGGTGGCCGAGGAGTTGGTGCTGGAGGAGATCAGCACCGGTGCTCAGAACGACCTGGAGCGCGCCACCGAAATCGCGCGAAAGATGATTATGGAATATGGGATGAGCGACGAACTGGGGCCGCTGACTTTGGGCCGGCGGCAGGATACGCCTTTCCTGGGGCGCGACCTAGCCCGCGACCGGAACTACTCCGAAGAGGTGGCCAGCGCCATCGACCAAGAGGTACGCCGGATCATCGACGAGTGTTACCGGCGGGCGGAGGCTATCCTGACCGACAATATGCAGGGGCTGCACCAGGTGGCCACCACGCTGTTCGATAATGAGACCATTGAAGGCAAAGAGTTCGAGGCGTTGATGGAGGCGGCCACCGGCGCGGCAAGGCCGGAAGCGGCCCGGCACGGGGTGGCCCAGCAAGGAGGAGCGTAA
- the ndk gene encoding nucleoside-diphosphate kinase — MDRTFVMVKPDGVQRGLVGEVITRFERRGFKLVALKLLWIDRGLAERHYEEHRGKPFFDELVRYITSGPVAAMVLEGREVVTTVREMMGATQPAKALPGTIRGTYGIDVGRNIVHGSDSAASAAREIGLFFADGELIEYERALDPWIYER, encoded by the coding sequence TTGGACAGAACCTTTGTGATGGTGAAACCGGACGGCGTCCAGCGGGGGCTGGTGGGCGAGGTGATCACCCGGTTTGAGCGCCGCGGCTTCAAGCTGGTGGCACTCAAACTGCTCTGGATCGACCGGGGTTTGGCGGAGCGGCATTACGAGGAACACCGGGGCAAGCCCTTTTTTGACGAACTGGTCCGGTACATTACCTCCGGTCCGGTCGCGGCCATGGTTCTGGAGGGCAGGGAAGTGGTCACGACGGTCCGCGAGATGATGGGGGCCACCCAGCCGGCCAAGGCGCTGCCCGGCACGATACGCGGCACCTACGGCATCGACGTCGGCCGGAATATCGTCCACGGTTCCGATTCGGCGGCCAGCGCCGCGCGGGAGATCGGGCTTTTCTTTGCGGACGGGGAACTGATCGAGTACGAGCGGGCGCTGGACCCCTGGATTTACGAAAGATGA
- a CDS encoding formate--tetrahydrofolate ligase, whose amino-acid sequence MTFRTDLEIAQAHQMIPITDLAASIGLSEEDIDLYGRYKAKIGLHVLEKFKERPAGRLIDVTAVTPTPLGEGKTLTTIGLTQGLGRIGKRAACTLRQPSMGPVFGIKGGAAGGGYAQVVPMEDLNLHFTGDIHAVGQAHNLLAAMLDASLYHGNPHDIDLHTITWTRVMDVNDRALRDVVVGLGGPVNGYPREAAFEATTASEVMAVLALADGIQNLRQRLGRIVVGFNRKGHPVTAEDLQGAGAMAVILKEAVKPNLIQTLEGQPCIVHAGPFANIAHGQCSVLADRMALKLVDYVVTESGFGADLGMEKFMDIKCRQSGLRPDCVVVTCTIRSLKMHGGVGRIIPGKPLPEEIRRENPAAVAEGCRNLAHMIKIAHYYGVPVVVAVNRFLEDTDAEVETVLREAVRAGALSAHPVTAWAEGGAGAVDLAAGVVSACERGGEFRLLYPDELSIKEKIEVLARRVYNADEVAYEPLAEKKIARFEELGWGRLPICMAKTHLSISHDPMLRNVPSGYVFPIRDIRVSLGAGFLYPLAGAMLTMPGLPSRPAAFGIDIDERGRVKGLF is encoded by the coding sequence ATGACGTTTAGGACGGACCTGGAGATCGCCCAGGCGCACCAGATGATACCCATTACCGATCTGGCAGCTTCAATCGGCCTGTCGGAGGAAGACATTGACCTGTACGGGCGGTACAAGGCCAAGATCGGCCTGCATGTACTGGAAAAGTTCAAGGAACGACCGGCCGGCAGACTGATCGACGTCACGGCCGTCACCCCCACCCCTCTTGGCGAAGGAAAAACCCTGACCACCATCGGATTGACTCAGGGTCTAGGCCGGATCGGTAAACGGGCGGCCTGCACCCTGCGCCAGCCTTCCATGGGCCCGGTGTTCGGGATCAAAGGCGGTGCCGCCGGGGGCGGGTACGCCCAAGTGGTGCCCATGGAGGACCTTAATCTGCATTTCACCGGCGACATCCACGCGGTGGGGCAGGCCCACAACCTGCTGGCCGCCATGCTCGACGCCTCGCTTTATCACGGCAACCCGCACGATATCGACCTGCACACGATCACCTGGACACGAGTCATGGACGTGAACGACCGGGCCCTGCGGGACGTGGTGGTGGGCCTGGGGGGACCGGTCAACGGCTATCCCCGGGAGGCTGCCTTTGAAGCGACGACCGCTTCGGAGGTCATGGCCGTTCTCGCGCTTGCCGACGGCATCCAGAACCTGCGCCAGCGCCTGGGGCGGATAGTGGTGGGCTTCAACCGAAAAGGCCACCCGGTCACGGCCGAGGACCTTCAGGGTGCCGGGGCGATGGCGGTGATTCTCAAGGAAGCGGTCAAGCCCAACCTGATTCAGACGCTGGAGGGACAGCCCTGCATCGTGCACGCCGGACCGTTCGCCAACATCGCCCACGGGCAGTGTTCGGTGCTGGCCGACCGGATGGCGTTGAAACTGGTCGATTACGTGGTGACCGAAAGCGGGTTCGGCGCGGACCTGGGAATGGAAAAATTCATGGACATCAAGTGCCGGCAGTCGGGGCTCCGGCCCGACTGCGTGGTGGTCACCTGCACGATACGGTCCCTGAAGATGCACGGCGGTGTCGGCCGGATCATCCCCGGCAAGCCCCTGCCCGAGGAGATCAGGCGGGAGAACCCGGCCGCGGTCGCGGAGGGGTGCCGAAACCTGGCGCACATGATCAAAATCGCCCACTATTACGGGGTGCCGGTGGTGGTCGCCGTGAACCGTTTCCTCGAGGATACGGACGCCGAGGTTGAGACCGTGCTCCGGGAGGCGGTGCGCGCCGGGGCCCTGAGCGCGCATCCGGTCACCGCCTGGGCGGAAGGCGGGGCGGGAGCCGTCGACCTCGCCGCCGGTGTTGTGTCGGCCTGCGAGCGGGGCGGGGAGTTCCGCCTGCTTTATCCGGATGAACTGTCAATCAAGGAAAAAATCGAGGTGCTCGCCCGGCGGGTCTACAACGCGGACGAGGTGGCCTACGAGCCCCTGGCCGAGAAAAAGATCGCCCGCTTCGAAGAACTGGGCTGGGGGCGGCTACCGATCTGCATGGCCAAGACGCACCTGTCCATCTCCCACGACCCCATGCTGCGGAACGTACCTTCGGGGTATGTGTTTCCGATCCGGGACATCCGGGTATCGCTCGGCGCTGGGTTTTTGTATCCCTTGGCCGGGGCGATGCTTACCATGCCCGGCCTGCCCTCCCGGCCCGCCGCCTTCGGGATTGATATCGACGAGCGCGGACGGGTAAAGGGGCTGTTTTGA
- a CDS encoding Mrp/NBP35 family ATP-binding protein, translating to MAADKNNGGACGVTGGGGCPSSAACSMPEARTCGQSAPRSHVLEPNPQSAVKNVIAVMSGKGGVGKSAVTALLAVTLARQGYKVGILDADLTGPSIPKIFGLHERPELEEESIKPVKTRIYGIGVISINLLLEREDEPVIWRGPIIASAIQQFWTEVGWGELDYLLVDLPPGTGDAPLSVMQFLPVSGVVMVAAPQELAVLVVRKAVRMVRKLHIPIIGFVENMSYTVCPKCDEKLELFGSSQAESVADSTGLRLLARIPLDPRLSTLSDQGEVEKYETEVLAHVPAHLDEIMNRRLENPGMPS from the coding sequence ATGGCTGCCGACAAGAATAACGGTGGTGCCTGCGGGGTTACCGGGGGCGGGGGCTGCCCGAGTAGCGCGGCCTGCAGTATGCCCGAGGCCCGGACCTGCGGTCAGTCCGCGCCGAGGTCGCACGTGCTGGAGCCGAACCCGCAGTCCGCGGTGAAAAACGTGATCGCGGTAATGAGCGGCAAGGGCGGCGTGGGCAAATCCGCGGTGACGGCGCTTCTGGCCGTGACCCTGGCGCGTCAGGGTTACAAGGTCGGCATCCTGGATGCCGACCTGACCGGACCGAGCATCCCCAAGATCTTCGGTCTTCACGAACGGCCGGAACTGGAAGAGGAGTCGATCAAGCCGGTAAAGACCCGTATTTACGGTATCGGCGTCATCTCGATCAACCTGCTCTTGGAGCGGGAGGACGAACCGGTGATCTGGCGGGGCCCGATCATCGCCAGCGCCATCCAGCAGTTCTGGACCGAGGTCGGATGGGGTGAACTCGACTACCTGCTGGTTGATCTGCCGCCCGGGACGGGCGATGCACCCCTTTCCGTGATGCAGTTCTTGCCGGTGAGCGGCGTGGTGATGGTTGCCGCGCCCCAGGAGTTGGCGGTGTTGGTGGTGCGCAAGGCGGTGCGGATGGTCAGGAAGTTACATATTCCGATCATCGGGTTTGTCGAGAACATGAGCTACACCGTGTGCCCGAAGTGCGACGAGAAACTGGAACTATTCGGTTCGTCACAGGCCGAAAGCGTGGCCGACAGCACCGGCCTGCGTCTGCTGGCCCGGATACCGCTCGATCCAAGGCTGTCCACCTTGAGCGACCAGGGCGAGGTGGAAAAATACGAAACCGAAGTCCTGGCGCACGTGCCAGCCCACCTGGACGAGATAATGAACCGGAGGCTGGAAAACCCGGGAATGCCAAGCTGA